One window of Streptomyces sp. NBC_00273 genomic DNA carries:
- a CDS encoding bifunctional DNA primase/polymerase encodes MGSESGRVKRGEQSRISQWLRRRQKPTAEDPGAEREALLLAVAAAGLPLAPAAHPAGYRCSCDRIGCPTPARHPVSFAWQTQSTTDRAQVERWARNQPQANFITATGMVHDVLDVPLEAGTDALDRLLLAGIKVGPVAESGGTGDQARMLFFTATRGTPEDEDEWWPCALDCHPETMDEHPGLRWHCRGSYVLVPPAALPGDQSVTWIRGMEHPLPDPLTLLETLTDACATYAGAADRSPATVAWPLGQ; translated from the coding sequence ATGGGGTCTGAGTCCGGCCGCGTCAAACGCGGCGAGCAGAGCAGGATTTCCCAGTGGCTGCGCCGGCGGCAGAAACCCACCGCCGAGGACCCGGGAGCGGAGCGCGAGGCGCTCCTCCTGGCCGTCGCCGCCGCGGGCCTGCCGCTCGCCCCCGCCGCCCATCCCGCCGGATACCGATGTTCGTGCGACCGGATCGGCTGTCCGACGCCCGCACGGCACCCCGTCTCCTTCGCCTGGCAGACCCAGTCGACCACCGACCGCGCACAGGTCGAACGCTGGGCGCGCAACCAGCCCCAGGCCAACTTCATCACCGCGACCGGCATGGTCCACGACGTGCTCGACGTCCCGCTGGAAGCCGGCACCGACGCCCTCGACCGGCTCCTGCTCGCCGGCATCAAGGTGGGCCCCGTCGCCGAGTCGGGCGGCACCGGCGACCAGGCCCGGATGCTCTTCTTCACCGCCACCCGCGGTACCCCCGAGGACGAGGACGAGTGGTGGCCCTGCGCACTGGACTGCCACCCCGAAACCATGGACGAACACCCGGGCCTGCGCTGGCACTGCCGCGGCAGCTACGTCCTGGTCCCGCCGGCCGCCCTCCCCGGTGACCAGTCGGTGACCTGGATCCGCGGCATGGAACACCCCCTGCCGGACCCGCTCACCCTCCTCGAAACCCTCACCGACGCCTGCGCCACCTACGCGGGCGCCGCCGACCGCAGCCCGGCCACGGTCGCCTGGCCCCTGGGCCAGTAG
- a CDS encoding TetR/AcrR family transcriptional regulator — translation MPKTPDATRRSDRSRRAILDAALALVGEVGYDKLTIEAIAARAGVGKQTIYRWWPSKAAVLLDASLALFGDAETEAEWTGFPDTGDLAADLKYVLRATVDQFNDEKYDAPTRALTAAGATDPELGARFTEQLLEPQLALYEDRLRAAREAGRLAPDADLRLTVEMLVGPLTYRWLMRTAPLTHAYADALVDRVLGGVLSIRPD, via the coding sequence ATGCCCAAGACCCCTGACGCCACCCGCCGCAGCGACCGCTCCCGGCGCGCCATCCTCGACGCCGCGCTCGCCCTCGTCGGGGAGGTCGGCTACGACAAGCTGACCATCGAGGCCATCGCCGCCCGTGCGGGCGTCGGCAAGCAGACCATCTACCGCTGGTGGCCGTCGAAGGCCGCCGTCCTCCTCGACGCCTCGCTGGCCCTCTTCGGGGACGCGGAGACGGAGGCCGAGTGGACCGGCTTCCCCGACACCGGGGACCTCGCCGCCGACCTGAAGTACGTCCTGCGGGCGACCGTCGACCAGTTCAACGACGAGAAGTACGACGCCCCCACGCGTGCCCTGACCGCGGCCGGGGCCACCGACCCCGAGCTCGGCGCCCGCTTCACCGAACAGCTTCTGGAGCCCCAGCTCGCCCTGTACGAGGACCGGTTGCGCGCGGCCCGGGAGGCCGGCCGGCTCGCGCCGGACGCGGACCTGCGCCTCACCGTCGAGATGCTCGTCGGGCCGCTCACCTACCGCTGGCTGATGCGCACCGCGCCCCTGACGCACGCGTACGCCGACGCGCTCGTGGACCGGGTGCTGGGGGGTGTCTTGTCGATCAGGCCGGACTAG
- the ddaH gene encoding dimethylargininase — translation MLSSTRPESCSREEPSLRRDATPRRYLMCPPAHFKVTYSINPWMDPTKPVDLPLALAQWEDLRDRYRSLGHVVETLEPDPELPDMVFAANGALVVDGRVLGARFAYPERAAEAEIHLDWFRTHGYRDIHEPSHVNEGEGDFAVTDRYILAGRGFRSSPLSHDEAQEFFGRPVIGLDLVDPRYYHLDTALSVLDGDEVMYYPDAFSPGSQGVLRRLFPDALIADGRDAAALGLNAVSDGLHVLLPQAATGLLEPLRDRGFEPVPMDLGELLKGGGSVKCCTQELRP, via the coding sequence ATTCTCTCCAGTACTCGTCCAGAGTCGTGTAGTCGTGAGGAGCCTTCTTTGCGCAGAGACGCCACACCCCGGCGCTACCTGATGTGCCCACCCGCACACTTCAAGGTCACGTACTCCATCAATCCGTGGATGGATCCCACGAAACCGGTGGACCTGCCCCTCGCACTGGCCCAGTGGGAAGACCTGAGGGACCGCTACCGCTCCCTCGGGCACGTCGTCGAGACCCTCGAGCCCGATCCCGAGCTGCCCGACATGGTCTTCGCGGCGAACGGGGCCCTCGTCGTCGACGGCCGGGTCCTCGGGGCCCGGTTCGCCTACCCGGAACGGGCCGCCGAAGCCGAGATCCACCTCGACTGGTTCCGTACCCACGGCTACCGAGACATCCACGAGCCGTCCCACGTCAACGAGGGCGAGGGGGACTTCGCGGTCACCGACCGCTACATCCTGGCCGGCCGGGGCTTCCGCTCCAGTCCGCTCTCGCACGACGAGGCCCAGGAGTTCTTCGGCCGCCCGGTCATCGGCCTCGACCTGGTGGACCCGCGCTACTACCACCTGGACACGGCGCTCAGCGTCCTCGACGGCGACGAGGTCATGTACTACCCGGACGCCTTCTCGCCCGGCAGCCAGGGAGTGCTCAGGCGGCTCTTCCCGGACGCCCTGATCGCCGACGGCCGGGACGCGGCAGCCCTCGGCCTGAACGCGGTCTCCGACGGCCTGCACGTCCTGCTCCCGCAGGCGGCGACCGGACTGTTGGAGCCGCTGCGGGACCGGGGGTTCGAACCGGTCCCGATGGATCTCGGCGAGCTGCTCAAGGGCGGCGGCAGCGTGAAGTGCTGCACCCAGGAGCTGCGGCCCTAG
- a CDS encoding small ribosomal subunit Rsm22 family protein encodes MNASAPTSAETLRSTLGGLLDGLPPKQAAAAVERLIASYRGQTPTDAPVLRDRSDVAAYAAYRMPATFEAVRSALDGLAEAAPDWAPGSHVDVGGGTGAATWAVDAVWDGPRETTVLDWAEPALALGRELAAASTSEVLRAAAWRRAVIGSGLSLPEADLVTVSYVLGELTPQARTAVVAEAARAGRAVVLIEPGTPEGYLRIREARDQLIGAGLQIAAPCPHDGTCPIEVGKDWCHFSARVSRSSLHRKVKGGSLPYEDEKFSYVAATRFPTEPAASRITRKPQIRKGLVQLELCGPEGEGLNRVNVTKRHGDLYKAARDADWGQAWPPAP; translated from the coding sequence GTGAACGCCTCCGCCCCCACCTCCGCCGAGACCCTCCGCAGCACGCTCGGCGGGCTGCTCGACGGGCTCCCGCCGAAGCAGGCCGCGGCCGCCGTCGAGCGGCTCATCGCCAGCTACCGGGGGCAGACCCCGACCGACGCGCCCGTACTGCGCGACCGCTCCGACGTGGCCGCGTACGCGGCGTACCGGATGCCCGCCACCTTCGAGGCCGTCCGGAGCGCCCTCGACGGGCTGGCCGAGGCGGCACCCGACTGGGCGCCGGGCTCGCACGTGGACGTGGGCGGCGGCACGGGCGCCGCGACCTGGGCGGTGGACGCCGTCTGGGACGGCCCGCGGGAGACCACGGTGCTGGACTGGGCGGAGCCGGCCCTGGCCCTCGGCCGGGAACTGGCGGCCGCCTCGACCTCCGAGGTGCTGCGCGCGGCCGCGTGGCGGCGGGCCGTCATCGGTTCGGGGCTGAGCCTCCCCGAGGCCGACCTGGTGACGGTGTCCTACGTCCTCGGCGAACTGACCCCGCAGGCACGCACGGCCGTCGTCGCCGAGGCGGCCCGGGCCGGCCGGGCCGTGGTGCTGATCGAGCCGGGCACGCCGGAGGGGTACCTGCGCATCCGCGAGGCCCGTGACCAGCTGATCGGGGCCGGGCTGCAGATCGCCGCCCCGTGCCCGCACGACGGGACCTGTCCGATCGAGGTCGGCAAGGACTGGTGCCACTTCTCGGCGCGGGTCAGCCGGTCCTCCCTGCACCGGAAGGTCAAGGGCGGCTCGCTGCCCTACGAGGACGAGAAGTTCAGCTACGTCGCCGCGACCCGCTTCCCGACGGAGCCGGCCGCCTCCCGGATCACGCGGAAGCCGCAGATCCGGAAGGGGCTCGTCCAGCTGGAGCTGTGCGGCCCCGAGGGAGAAGGCCTGAACCGGGTCAACGTGACCAAGCGCCACGGCGACCTCTACAAGGCCGCCCGCGACGCCGACTGGGGCCAGGCCTGGCCCCCGGCGCCGTAA
- a CDS encoding Bcr/CflA family multidrug efflux MFS transporter, whose amino-acid sequence MSERGPATAPSHDSSPESPSARTATATASLTRARRTSLLVTFVLGGLTALPPLSMDMYLPALPQVTDALHSPAATIQLTLTACLAGMALGQLVIGPMSDKWGRRRPLLVGMVVYVLATAICALAPTAELLIAFRLLQGLAGAAGVVIARAVVRDLYDGDEMARFFSTLMLISGAAPIVAPLIGGQVLRFADWRGVFVVLTGVGTALTLMVWRGLGETLPPERRHTGGVGSALRTMRGLLGDRVFAGYTLTGGFAFAVLFSYISASPFVVQEIYGASPQTFSLLFGLNSVGLILVGQINGKLLVGRVRLDKVLAVGLAIVLVSAVSLLLMATGVFGEVGLTPIAAALFVLMSAMGIVLPNTNAQALMRTPHAAGSASALLGTSSFLVGAIASPLVGIAGEDTAVPMAVVQLVCALLALSAFLGLCRPWQSSPACDSSPAGD is encoded by the coding sequence ATGTCGGAGAGAGGCCCCGCGACGGCACCCTCGCACGACTCGTCGCCCGAATCGCCCTCCGCCCGCACCGCCACCGCCACCGCGTCCCTGACGCGCGCACGCCGTACGAGCCTGCTCGTCACCTTCGTGCTCGGGGGGCTCACCGCCCTCCCCCCGCTGTCCATGGACATGTACCTGCCGGCCCTGCCGCAGGTCACCGACGCCCTGCACAGCCCCGCCGCGACGATCCAGCTGACCCTCACCGCCTGCCTCGCCGGCATGGCCCTCGGCCAGCTCGTCATCGGCCCGATGAGCGACAAGTGGGGCCGCCGCCGGCCGCTGCTCGTCGGCATGGTCGTCTACGTCCTGGCCACCGCGATCTGCGCCCTCGCCCCGACCGCCGAGCTGCTGATCGCCTTCCGGCTGCTCCAGGGGCTGGCCGGGGCCGCCGGCGTCGTCATCGCGCGCGCCGTCGTGCGCGACCTGTACGACGGCGACGAGATGGCCCGCTTCTTCTCCACCCTGATGCTCATATCCGGGGCCGCCCCGATCGTCGCGCCGCTCATAGGCGGTCAGGTGCTGCGCTTCGCCGACTGGCGGGGCGTCTTCGTCGTCCTCACCGGCGTCGGCACGGCCTTGACCCTGATGGTCTGGCGCGGCCTCGGCGAGACCCTGCCGCCCGAGCGGCGGCACACCGGCGGCGTCGGCTCCGCGCTGCGGACCATGCGCGGGCTGCTCGGCGACCGCGTCTTCGCCGGCTACACCCTGACCGGCGGCTTCGCCTTCGCCGTCCTCTTCTCCTACATCTCCGCCTCCCCCTTCGTCGTGCAGGAGATCTACGGGGCCTCGCCCCAGACCTTCTCCCTGCTCTTCGGCCTGAACTCCGTCGGCCTGATCCTCGTCGGCCAGATCAACGGCAAGCTGCTGGTCGGCCGGGTGCGCCTGGACAAGGTGCTGGCCGTCGGCCTCGCGATCGTCCTGGTCTCCGCGGTGTCCCTGCTGCTGATGGCTACGGGCGTCTTCGGCGAGGTCGGGCTGACCCCCATCGCCGCCGCGCTGTTCGTCCTCATGTCGGCGATGGGCATCGTGCTGCCGAACACCAACGCGCAGGCGCTGATGCGGACCCCGCACGCGGCCGGATCGGCCTCGGCGCTGCTCGGCACCTCCTCCTTCCTGGTCGGCGCGATCGCGTCGCCACTGGTGGGTATCGCGGGCGAGGACACGGCCGTGCCCATGGCCGTGGTCCAGCTGGTGTGCGCACTGCTCGCCCTGAGCGCCTTCCTCGGCCTGTGCCGCCCCTGGCAAAGCAGCCCCGCCTGCGACTCCAGCCCCGCCGGCGATTGA
- a CDS encoding SDR family oxidoreductase, with protein MDEPTKKIAVVTGAGSGIGRSVALTLAGAGWGVALAGRRAEPLEETAGAAGPDADVLCVRADVSDPDDVTRLFESVRARFGRLDLLFNNAGTFGPGGVPLEDLTYEAWRSVVDVNLTGAFLCAQAAFRQMKRQDPQGGRIINNGSISAHVPRPHSIAYTATKHAMTGLTKSLSLDGRPYRIACGQIDIGNAATEMTERMQSGILQANGQLAVEPVMDAADVARTVLHMAELPLEANVQFATVMATSMPFIGRG; from the coding sequence ATGGACGAACCTACGAAGAAGATCGCCGTGGTGACCGGCGCCGGCTCCGGGATCGGCCGCTCCGTGGCCCTGACCCTGGCCGGCGCGGGCTGGGGCGTGGCCCTCGCCGGCCGCCGGGCCGAACCCCTGGAGGAGACCGCCGGCGCCGCCGGGCCCGACGCCGACGTGCTGTGCGTACGGGCCGACGTGAGCGACCCGGACGACGTGACTCGGCTGTTCGAGTCAGTGCGAGCCCGCTTCGGGCGCCTGGACCTGCTCTTCAACAACGCGGGCACCTTCGGACCGGGCGGGGTCCCGCTGGAGGACCTCACCTACGAGGCCTGGCGCTCGGTCGTCGACGTCAACCTCACCGGCGCCTTCCTGTGCGCGCAGGCCGCCTTCCGGCAGATGAAGCGGCAGGACCCGCAGGGCGGCCGCATCATCAACAACGGCTCCATCTCGGCGCACGTGCCGCGCCCCCACTCCATCGCCTACACCGCGACCAAGCACGCCATGACCGGCCTGACCAAGTCCCTGTCGCTGGACGGGCGACCGTACCGGATCGCCTGCGGCCAGATCGACATCGGCAACGCGGCGACCGAGATGACCGAGCGGATGCAGAGCGGCATCCTCCAGGCCAACGGGCAGCTGGCCGTGGAGCCGGTGATGGACGCCGCCGACGTGGCCCGCACGGTCCTGCACATGGCGGAGCTCCCGCTGGAGGCGAACGTGCAGTTCGCGACGGTGATGGCGACCTCGATGCCGTTCATCGGCCGCGGCTGA
- a CDS encoding PhzF family phenazine biosynthesis protein, whose protein sequence is MTDTEVLRYTAFSHDPDGGNPAGIVLDAAGLDEGAMLEIAAGLGYSESAFLTAPPEGFGGAEGRSFTVRYFSPKAEVPFCGHATVATAVALGERIGPGELLFATRAGTVPVSVTSEDGQLRATLTSVEPHTEEIGAPDLAEALAALDWSEADLDPAFPPAIAYAGARHLVIGARTRARLADLAYDFARLEALMRRLDLTTVQLVHRAGPTEFHVRDPFPVGGVVEDPATGAAAAAFGAYARERGLVPADAVLTLHQGTDMGRPGVLTVELRAGDPRVRVSGEGVRIP, encoded by the coding sequence ATGACCGACACCGAAGTACTGCGCTACACCGCCTTCTCCCACGACCCGGACGGCGGCAACCCCGCCGGGATCGTGCTCGACGCCGCCGGACTGGACGAGGGCGCCATGCTGGAGATCGCCGCCGGGCTGGGCTACAGCGAGTCGGCCTTCCTGACGGCCCCGCCCGAGGGGTTCGGTGGTGCGGAGGGCCGGTCCTTCACCGTGCGCTACTTCAGCCCGAAGGCGGAGGTCCCCTTCTGCGGCCACGCGACCGTGGCCACGGCCGTCGCGCTGGGGGAGCGGATCGGGCCGGGCGAACTCCTCTTCGCCACCCGGGCGGGGACGGTACCGGTGTCCGTCACCTCGGAGGACGGGCAGCTGCGGGCCACGCTCACCAGCGTCGAGCCGCACACCGAGGAGATCGGCGCGCCGGACCTCGCCGAAGCACTGGCCGCGCTGGACTGGTCCGAGGCCGACCTGGACCCGGCGTTCCCGCCCGCCATCGCCTACGCCGGGGCCCGGCACCTGGTGATCGGCGCCCGCACCCGGGCCCGGCTCGCCGACCTGGCCTACGACTTCGCCCGGCTGGAAGCCCTGATGCGGCGCCTGGACCTCACCACCGTCCAGCTCGTGCACCGGGCCGGCCCGACGGAGTTCCACGTGCGCGACCCCTTCCCGGTGGGCGGCGTGGTCGAGGACCCCGCCACGGGAGCGGCCGCGGCCGCCTTCGGCGCGTACGCCCGCGAGCGCGGCCTGGTCCCGGCGGACGCCGTGCTCACCCTCCACCAGGGAACGGACATGGGCCGCCCGGGGGTGCTCACGGTGGAACTGCGCGCCGGTGACCCCCGGGTCAGGGTGAGCGGCGAGGGCGTCCGCATCCCGTGA
- a CDS encoding GNAT family N-acetyltransferase, translated as MRVIGYPEADLPAGLARQVAELEARAWPGSTPGHDPALRPRTMLLVDAAGTVPAALSLLYKPIPLADRTYRAAGLSSVVALPELRGRGLGGRLVAAARAELAADPAVDLALFSCDRPLAAFYEAAGFDVLPGTVLVGGTPEDPLATDDPGFDKVVLAAFFTDDPGRDRAAFTGVRVPLHPGNTDRLW; from the coding sequence GTGAGGGTGATCGGATACCCCGAGGCGGACCTGCCCGCAGGGCTGGCCCGGCAGGTCGCGGAGCTGGAGGCGAGGGCGTGGCCCGGCTCCACCCCCGGCCACGACCCGGCGCTCCGCCCGAGGACGATGCTGCTCGTGGACGCGGCCGGCACGGTGCCCGCCGCGCTGTCGCTGCTGTACAAGCCGATCCCGCTCGCGGACCGCACGTACCGGGCCGCCGGACTCAGCTCCGTGGTCGCCCTGCCGGAGCTGCGCGGCCGCGGGCTCGGCGGCCGGCTGGTCGCGGCGGCCCGCGCCGAGCTGGCGGCCGACCCGGCCGTGGACCTGGCGCTGTTCAGCTGCGACCGGCCCCTGGCGGCCTTCTACGAGGCGGCCGGCTTCGACGTGCTGCCCGGCACGGTCCTGGTGGGCGGGACCCCCGAGGATCCCCTGGCCACCGACGACCCCGGCTTCGACAAGGTGGTGCTCGCGGCCTTCTTCACGGACGACCCGGGCCGGGACCGCGCCGCCTTCACGGGCGTCCGCGTCCCGCTCCACCCCGGAAACACCGACAGGCTGTGGTGA
- the efeU gene encoding iron uptake transporter permease EfeU: protein MFANYLIGLREGLEASLVVCILVAYLVKTERRDALRPVWLGIAIACALSLTFGAMLEFGTQELTFEAQELLGGTLSIISVGLVTWMVFWMKRTARHLKADLQGKLDTALAMGTWALVATAFLAVGREGLETALFVWTSVRASGEGSSAPLIGVLLGIATALVLGYLFYRGALRINLAKFFRWTGAMLVVVAAGVLAYGVHDLQEARFLGGLGNKAFDISDTLPPDSWYGTLLKGVFNFQPDPTVLQLTVWLLYLVPVLTLFLLDRGRPAPAPKVRPADSDSTPAT from the coding sequence GTGTTCGCCAACTATCTGATCGGCCTGCGCGAGGGTCTGGAGGCCAGCCTGGTCGTCTGCATCCTCGTCGCGTACCTGGTGAAGACCGAGCGCCGGGACGCCCTGCGTCCCGTGTGGCTGGGCATCGCGATCGCCTGCGCGCTCTCCCTCACCTTCGGCGCGATGCTCGAATTCGGCACCCAGGAGCTGACCTTCGAGGCGCAGGAGCTGCTCGGCGGCACCCTGTCGATCATTTCCGTGGGTCTGGTGACGTGGATGGTCTTCTGGATGAAGCGCACCGCGCGGCACCTGAAGGCCGATCTGCAGGGCAAGCTCGACACGGCGCTCGCCATGGGCACCTGGGCGCTGGTGGCCACCGCCTTCCTGGCCGTGGGCCGGGAGGGCCTGGAGACGGCCCTGTTCGTGTGGACGTCGGTGCGGGCCAGCGGCGAGGGTTCCTCGGCGCCGCTGATCGGGGTGCTGCTGGGCATCGCCACGGCGCTCGTGCTGGGGTACCTGTTCTACCGCGGCGCCCTGAGGATCAATCTGGCGAAGTTCTTCCGGTGGACCGGCGCCATGCTGGTGGTCGTGGCCGCGGGCGTGCTCGCGTACGGGGTGCACGACCTCCAGGAGGCACGTTTCCTGGGCGGCCTGGGCAACAAGGCCTTCGACATCAGCGACACCCTCCCGCCGGACAGCTGGTACGGGACGCTGCTCAAGGGCGTCTTCAACTTCCAGCCCGACCCGACCGTCCTCCAGCTCACGGTGTGGCTGCTGTACCTGGTCCCCGTGCTGACGCTGTTCCTCCTCGACCGCGGCCGCCCGGCGCCCGCGCCGAAGGTGCGGCCCGCGGACTCGGACTCCACGCCCGCCACCTGA
- the efeB gene encoding iron uptake transporter deferrochelatase/peroxidase subunit, with protein sequence MTESDSAAQQPQPRQDGDGSATASAAAPSRRAVLGWGGAGFALGAAAAGGAVTAFGGSSDMVSAAASGASVPFHGEHQAGIASAVQDRLHFAAFDVKTKDREELVKLLKEWTVAARLMTAGLPVGEGGFGGLPEAPPDDTGEALGLKASRLTLTIGFGPGLFAKGRFGLEGKRPEALVDLELFPGDNLDPARSGGDLCVQACADDPQVAVHAIRQLARIGFGRTAMRWSQLGFGKTSSTTPDEQTPRNMMGFKDGTRNISGTDKAALDKHVWVGAGDGSDWLTGGSYLVARRIRMHIETWDRTSLQEQEDIFGRDKGEGAPVGKSRERDEPFLKAMKPEAHVRLAHPDTNDGATILRRGYSFTDGTDGLGRLDAGLFFLAYQRDIRKGFIPVQRNLSKNDALNEYIQHVGSAVFAVPPGVRDKDDWWGRALFA encoded by the coding sequence ATGACCGAGTCAGACTCGGCTGCACAGCAGCCGCAGCCACGGCAGGACGGCGACGGTTCGGCGACGGCTTCCGCCGCGGCGCCCTCACGACGTGCGGTGCTGGGCTGGGGCGGGGCCGGGTTCGCGCTCGGCGCCGCCGCGGCCGGCGGTGCGGTGACGGCCTTCGGCGGCAGCTCGGACATGGTGTCGGCGGCGGCCTCCGGGGCGTCCGTGCCGTTCCACGGCGAGCACCAGGCCGGTATCGCGAGCGCAGTGCAGGACCGCCTGCACTTCGCGGCCTTCGACGTGAAGACGAAGGACCGCGAGGAACTGGTCAAGCTCCTCAAGGAGTGGACGGTGGCGGCCCGGCTGATGACGGCCGGTCTGCCGGTCGGTGAGGGCGGCTTCGGCGGCCTCCCGGAGGCCCCGCCGGACGACACGGGCGAGGCGCTGGGCCTGAAGGCCTCCCGGCTCACCCTGACCATCGGCTTCGGGCCGGGCCTGTTCGCCAAGGGTCGGTTCGGGCTGGAGGGCAAGCGCCCCGAGGCCCTGGTGGACCTGGAGCTGTTCCCCGGCGACAACCTGGACCCGGCCCGCTCCGGCGGCGACCTCTGCGTCCAGGCCTGCGCCGACGACCCGCAGGTCGCCGTGCACGCGATCCGCCAGCTGGCCCGCATCGGCTTCGGCCGCACCGCCATGCGCTGGTCGCAGCTCGGCTTCGGCAAGACCTCGTCGACCACCCCCGACGAGCAGACCCCGCGCAACATGATGGGCTTCAAGGACGGCACCCGGAACATTTCCGGCACCGACAAGGCCGCCCTGGACAAGCACGTGTGGGTCGGCGCGGGCGACGGCAGCGACTGGCTGACCGGCGGCTCGTACCTGGTGGCGCGCCGGATCCGGATGCACATCGAGACCTGGGACCGCACCTCGCTCCAGGAGCAGGAGGACATCTTCGGCCGTGACAAGGGCGAGGGCGCCCCGGTCGGCAAGTCCAGGGAGCGCGACGAGCCGTTCCTGAAGGCGATGAAGCCGGAGGCGCACGTGCGCCTCGCGCACCCGGACACCAACGACGGTGCGACGATCCTGCGCCGCGGCTACTCCTTCACCGACGGCACGGACGGACTGGGCCGCCTGGACGCGGGTCTGTTCTTCCTCGCCTACCAGCGCGACATCCGCAAGGGCTTCATCCCGGTCCAGCGCAACCTGTCGAAGAACGACGCGCTCAACGAATACATCCAGCACGTGGGTTCGGCCGTCTTCGCCGTCCCGCCGGGCGTCCGCGACAAGGACGACTGGTGGGGCCGGGCGCTGTTCGCGTAG
- the efeO gene encoding iron uptake system protein EfeO translates to MRPARLTVIAAASVAAALTAVTGCSQKSDAGGNDAIKVAASDSACDVSKTEFPAGKVQIDVENKGSKVTEVYVLFPDARIVTERENIGPGTKASITAEIKAGDYEIVCKPGMKGDGISKKVKATGKGGGEEKRSPEMDAAVAAYRAYVVTQAEETLPKAQAFADAVKAGDVEGAKKLYAGSRIGWERTEPVAESFGDIDPKVDVREDGLEAGQDVEKDWTGWHRLEKALWADNKIGDREKQLADTLIADLTDWQKKVGQAEITPTSIANGAKELLDEVATGKVTGEEERYSHTDLVDFKANVEGAQKAYELLKPIATKNDPELVKQLDTQFAALNTLLDKYRADQATYEFTSYDKVGEPERKELSDAVNALAEPLSKLAAAVTK, encoded by the coding sequence ATGCGCCCCGCTCGCCTCACTGTCATCGCCGCGGCCTCCGTGGCGGCCGCACTGACCGCCGTCACCGGCTGCTCCCAGAAGAGTGACGCGGGCGGCAACGATGCGATCAAGGTGGCGGCGTCCGACAGCGCTTGCGACGTGTCGAAGACGGAGTTCCCGGCCGGCAAGGTGCAGATCGACGTCGAGAACAAGGGCTCCAAGGTCACCGAGGTCTACGTCCTCTTCCCGGACGCCCGCATCGTGACCGAGCGCGAGAACATCGGCCCCGGCACCAAGGCCTCCATCACCGCCGAGATCAAGGCGGGCGACTACGAGATCGTCTGCAAGCCCGGCATGAAGGGCGACGGCATCTCCAAGAAGGTCAAGGCCACCGGCAAGGGCGGCGGCGAGGAGAAGCGCAGCCCCGAGATGGACGCCGCGGTCGCCGCCTACCGCGCGTACGTGGTCACCCAGGCCGAGGAGACCCTCCCCAAGGCGCAGGCCTTCGCGGACGCCGTGAAGGCCGGTGACGTCGAGGGCGCGAAGAAGCTCTACGCCGGCTCGCGCATCGGCTGGGAGCGCACCGAGCCGGTCGCCGAGTCCTTCGGCGACATCGACCCGAAGGTGGACGTCCGCGAGGACGGCCTGGAGGCCGGCCAGGACGTCGAGAAGGACTGGACCGGCTGGCACCGCCTGGAGAAGGCCCTGTGGGCCGACAACAAGATCGGCGACCGGGAGAAGCAGCTCGCCGACACCCTGATCGCGGACCTCACCGACTGGCAGAAGAAGGTCGGCCAGGCGGAGATCACCCCGACCTCGATCGCCAACGGCGCCAAGGAGCTCCTCGACGAGGTCGCCACCGGAAAGGTCACCGGTGAGGAGGAGCGCTACTCGCACACCGACCTGGTCGACTTCAAGGCCAACGTCGAGGGTGCGCAGAAGGCGTACGAGCTGCTCAAGCCGATAGCTACGAAGAACGACCCGGAGCTGGTCAAGCAGCTCGACACCCAGTTCGCGGCCCTGAACACCCTTCTGGACAAGTACCGCGCCGACCAGGCCACCTACGAGTTCACCTCGTACGACAAGGTCGGCGAGCCGGAGCGCAAGGAGCTCTCGGACGCCGTGAACGCGCTCGCCGAGCCGCTCTCCAAGCTCGCCGCCGCGGTCACCAAGTAA